One segment of Actinomycetota bacterium DNA contains the following:
- the pheA gene encoding prephenate dehydratase: MMINADEPGGGKTGFLGPAGTWSEEALMTNTTLTADDTVPFPSITEVIAAVASGAVAQGIVPMENVIEGSVTATLDMLAFEVEGVSITREIDHPISLKLIARQQLELDQIEKVISLPHAYAQCRRYLRERLPGAEVVAANSTAEAVRIVSLSDEKWAAIGSGLAARSYGCTVLDDEIEDYPGNQTRFVILSKTPAPQDLDLPYKTSIVCTIAHDQPGSLLQILQEFANRYVNLTKIESRPSKKGLGDYIFFIDVEGKKDDPQIGAAIKCLECKLARVKLLGSYPVG, translated from the coding sequence ATGATGATTAACGCCGACGAGCCCGGCGGCGGCAAGACCGGATTCCTGGGCCCCGCGGGCACCTGGTCCGAAGAGGCGCTGATGACCAACACCACCTTGACCGCGGATGATACCGTGCCCTTTCCCTCGATCACCGAAGTCATCGCCGCAGTCGCCTCGGGCGCGGTGGCGCAGGGAATCGTCCCCATGGAGAACGTCATCGAAGGCTCGGTGACGGCCACACTGGATATGCTGGCATTCGAAGTCGAAGGCGTCTCCATCACCCGCGAGATCGACCATCCCATCAGCCTCAAGCTGATCGCGCGCCAACAGCTCGAGCTCGATCAGATCGAAAAAGTGATTTCGCTTCCTCACGCCTATGCACAGTGCCGCCGCTATTTGCGCGAAAGACTTCCCGGCGCCGAGGTGGTTGCGGCCAACAGCACCGCCGAAGCGGTGCGGATCGTGAGCCTCTCCGACGAGAAATGGGCCGCGATCGGCAGCGGCCTGGCAGCCCGGAGCTATGGCTGCACGGTGCTCGATGACGAGATCGAGGACTATCCCGGCAACCAGACACGTTTCGTCATATTGTCAAAGACGCCGGCGCCTCAGGACCTCGACCTTCCCTACAAGACTTCGATCGTATGCACTATCGCACACGATCAACCGGGCAGCCTGCTGCAGATCCTCCAGGAATTCGCCAATCGCTACGTCAATCTGACAAAGATCGAATCGCGCCCATCAAAAAAAGGCCTTGGCGACTACATCTTCTTCATAGACGTCGAAGGCAAAAAAGACGACCCGCAGATCGGCGCGGCTATCAAGTGCCTCGAATGCAAGCTGGCGCGGGTAAAGTTGCTGGGCTCCTATCCCGTCGGCTGA
- a CDS encoding serine/threonine protein kinase: MTYDNQPGPLVLNRYELLERIGSGGFSTVYRARDRKMGREVAIKAVRRTEEFSDRAALEARAAAKLGHAHIVTVFELAEDEDEIYLVSELVRGETLGARIDSGTLTDRDSLEIALQTLEALEHAHDRGVIHRDIKPDNIMLAGDRPPRVKVMDFGIAQLENTQRITRQGDVLGTIAYMSPEQADGRTVDGATDVYSTALTLYECLTGANPFGGGTAAEIIGRLQAGAPPLSMVRPDLPAELSDLLEEAMEPNPQLRIGVKSFAVGLGQLLPDMADDGRATTVLRRVDQHRPSIYEDLSDRYGFIAARSANAAMAGLLAGAVAYRFDLYPAPWRLPLVVAAAAVVGLLPRIGLAALSIVAVVPIFTFSVALGALASVFAAVYFISVGLVWPRSALLPVLATGLGSVGLGLVYPAIAGSVGRLRSGLLLAAVGAAGFGAFQLLAGATPLDYLGVPDSYGLAEKLSGQYNPWLALQALAEPFRSQPVLLLQPAIWLAAALPAALLIRRRNLFMDLGGLVLANALIAGGYFLLPVIITGYQLPVASFLKTFVLCAIIQTGLLLISPRNKLQKPLSPP; encoded by the coding sequence ATGACCTATGATAACCAGCCGGGGCCCCTGGTGCTGAACCGCTACGAACTCCTCGAGCGCATCGGCAGCGGCGGCTTCTCGACCGTGTACCGCGCCCGCGACCGCAAGATGGGACGCGAGGTGGCGATCAAGGCTGTGCGCAGGACCGAGGAGTTCTCCGACCGCGCCGCCCTCGAGGCCAGGGCGGCGGCCAAGCTCGGCCACGCGCATATCGTCACCGTCTTCGAGCTGGCGGAGGACGAAGACGAGATCTACCTGGTTTCGGAGCTCGTCCGCGGAGAGACGCTGGGCGCTCGCATCGATTCGGGCACGCTCACAGACAGGGACAGCCTCGAGATAGCCTTGCAGACCCTGGAGGCCCTGGAGCACGCCCACGACCGCGGCGTCATCCACCGCGACATCAAGCCCGACAACATCATGCTCGCCGGAGACCGTCCGCCCCGGGTCAAGGTAATGGACTTCGGTATCGCCCAGCTGGAAAACACCCAGCGGATCACCCGGCAGGGAGACGTGCTGGGCACGATCGCCTATATGTCGCCGGAGCAAGCGGACGGGCGCACCGTCGATGGCGCCACCGATGTCTACTCGACCGCGCTCACGCTCTATGAATGCCTGACCGGCGCCAACCCCTTCGGGGGCGGCACCGCCGCCGAGATCATCGGCCGCCTCCAGGCCGGAGCGCCTCCGCTCTCAATGGTCCGCCCCGACCTGCCGGCAGAACTCTCCGACCTCCTCGAGGAAGCCATGGAACCTAACCCCCAACTGCGGATCGGAGTCAAGAGTTTCGCCGTCGGGCTGGGCCAGCTGCTTCCGGACATGGCCGATGACGGCCGGGCGACCACCGTCCTGCGGCGGGTCGACCAGCACCGGCCCTCCATCTATGAAGATCTTTCCGACCGCTACGGCTTCATCGCGGCGCGATCAGCCAATGCCGCGATGGCCGGTCTGCTGGCCGGCGCCGTCGCCTATCGCTTCGACCTGTACCCGGCGCCCTGGCGGCTGCCGCTTGTTGTCGCTGCGGCCGCCGTGGTGGGCTTGCTGCCGCGCATCGGCCTGGCGGCCCTGAGCATTGTCGCTGTCGTTCCCATCTTCACCTTCTCCGTGGCTCTTGGAGCCCTGGCAAGCGTTTTCGCCGCCGTCTACTTCATTTCCGTCGGCCTGGTCTGGCCCCGGTCGGCTCTGTTGCCGGTTCTGGCAACGGGCCTGGGGTCGGTGGGTCTGGGCCTTGTCTATCCGGCGATAGCGGGGTCGGTCGGACGCCTGCGCAGCGGTCTGTTGCTGGCCGCGGTCGGCGCCGCCGGCTTCGGCGCCTTCCAGCTGCTGGCCGGCGCTACACCCCTTGATTACCTGGGCGTGCCCGACAGCTACGGCCTGGCTGAGAAACTTTCCGGGCAATATAATCCCTGGCTGGCGCTACAGGCTCTGGCCGAGCCTTTCCGCTCCCAGCCGGTACTGCTGCTGCAGCCTGCCATCTGGCTGGCGGCGGCGCTGCCGGCGGCGCTTCTGATCAGGCGCCGCAACCTCTTTATGGACCTCGGCGGCCTGGTGCTTGCCAACGCGCTCATCGCCGGCGGTTATTTCCTGCTGCCCGTGATCATCACCGGTTATCAGCTGCCGGTGGCATCATTTCTGAAAACGTTCGTGCTTTGCGCTATAATTCAGACCGGGCTTCTCCTGATATCTCCCAGAAACAAATTGCAGAAACCTCTCTCCCCCCCGTGA
- a CDS encoding diguanylate cyclase, whose protein sequence is MKRLFSSLIFRRISTKMVAGFIAIVIIFSVLGLLVSQKITESRARTNEALDRSEAVSRIEEAKTAAGEQIQAHYELMLENDASKIGAFEAARSRRQEAVAAARSHAGDAEELAQFDRLEATSAEFDDNFLNKLVPAWRAGDSVTAQAVEKRNDGLLQSMSDYSGLLASEFKVRDRAAQDAADLAAGDARSYLIFAGIAGIGLSLLVTMVAARRLSRPVRELNEASLAMTHGDLNRRVQVRTNDEIAELGSSFNLMADSMQRKFEQLTNLSDIALAVSSELDWERVVGIVMEKGMELTSSEAAAIALFDEEKGDFTDTYTRGLSDVFVSKMQFRKGGLAEEVLVGDKAVFSDDIQSDHRLSRLSRTEGIRAFICLPLKVRKKKLGVFYVYSKEMEAYGRDELSVLMILANQAAIAIQNALMFEQSQEEAVTDGLTGLYNQRYFYSRLREEIDRANRNQKSLSVIFCDLDRFKSFNDVNGHAMGDQALKEVARVISESKRAIDIAARYGGEEFALILPDTDTSGAQIIAHRIRRRVAGFNFNTKARNGSPLTTSIGVASYPEDAGHAGDLVDKADWSMYYGKRQGGNRVTLFHEESGDYGRVSLEDLVREELHLAAAQAIAASVDERTERDQRHAESVARLASVIAAEMKMDEDEVHRIRVAGLLHDIGLVTVPAEIINKRDHLNAEEWQRIKEHPEVSETILKHISSLQSFLPVVRHHHEHYDGAGYPDGLIRDQIPLGARILAVADAFQAMISDRPYRRALTTDEALNELQMRAGTQFDPAVVGAFISLFQGRREQKVS, encoded by the coding sequence TTGAAAAGACTCTTTAGTAGTCTGATTTTCCGGCGCATCAGCACCAAGATGGTCGCCGGATTCATCGCAATCGTCATAATCTTCTCGGTTCTTGGACTGCTGGTGTCCCAGAAAATCACCGAATCACGCGCCAGGACAAACGAAGCCCTGGACCGCTCCGAAGCTGTCTCCCGCATCGAAGAAGCCAAGACGGCCGCAGGCGAACAGATCCAGGCCCACTATGAGTTGATGCTGGAAAACGACGCGTCCAAAATAGGCGCTTTCGAGGCAGCCCGTTCGAGGCGTCAGGAGGCAGTTGCGGCTGCGCGCTCGCACGCCGGCGACGCAGAGGAGCTGGCGCAGTTCGACCGCCTCGAGGCGACCTCGGCGGAGTTCGATGACAACTTCCTCAACAAGCTGGTGCCGGCGTGGCGGGCTGGCGATTCGGTCACGGCGCAAGCCGTCGAGAAGCGAAACGATGGCCTGTTGCAGTCCATGAGCGACTACAGCGGTCTGCTTGCCTCCGAGTTCAAGGTTCGCGATCGGGCAGCGCAGGACGCAGCCGACCTTGCGGCAGGCGACGCCAGGTCATATCTCATCTTCGCCGGCATCGCCGGCATCGGCCTCAGCCTGCTGGTGACGATGGTGGCCGCCCGGCGTCTGAGCCGGCCGGTCAGGGAACTCAATGAGGCCAGCCTGGCAATGACTCACGGCGATCTGAACCGCCGCGTGCAGGTCCGGACCAATGACGAGATCGCCGAGCTGGGCTCATCGTTCAATCTCATGGCCGATTCGATGCAGAGGAAGTTCGAGCAGCTTACCAACCTCTCCGACATCGCCCTGGCGGTAAGTTCCGAGCTCGACTGGGAACGGGTCGTCGGTATCGTCATGGAAAAAGGCATGGAGCTTACCAGTTCGGAGGCAGCTGCAATCGCGCTCTTCGATGAGGAGAAAGGCGACTTCACCGACACCTATACACGGGGACTGAGCGACGTCTTTGTCAGCAAGATGCAATTCCGTAAGGGAGGGCTGGCGGAGGAAGTGCTCGTGGGCGACAAGGCCGTCTTCAGTGACGACATTCAATCGGACCACAGACTCAGCCGGCTTTCGAGAACCGAAGGAATCAGGGCGTTTATCTGCCTGCCGCTGAAAGTACGCAAGAAAAAGCTTGGCGTCTTCTACGTATACAGTAAAGAAATGGAAGCCTACGGGCGCGATGAACTCTCGGTGCTGATGATCCTGGCCAACCAGGCGGCCATCGCCATCCAGAACGCGCTCATGTTCGAGCAGAGCCAGGAGGAAGCGGTTACCGACGGCCTCACCGGCCTCTATAACCAGCGTTATTTCTATTCTCGCCTGCGGGAAGAGATCGACCGCGCCAACCGCAACCAGAAATCGCTTTCGGTCATATTCTGCGACCTCGATCGGTTCAAGAGCTTCAATGATGTCAACGGTCATGCCATGGGCGATCAGGCGCTCAAGGAAGTCGCTCGCGTCATCTCGGAATCAAAGCGGGCCATCGACATCGCCGCCCGCTACGGCGGTGAGGAATTCGCCCTGATCCTTCCGGATACAGACACGTCGGGAGCCCAGATCATCGCCCACCGCATCCGCAGGAGGGTGGCCGGCTTTAACTTCAACACCAAAGCCCGCAACGGGTCGCCGCTGACAACCAGCATCGGCGTTGCCAGTTATCCCGAGGACGCCGGCCACGCCGGCGATCTGGTTGATAAGGCGGACTGGTCCATGTATTACGGCAAACGGCAGGGAGGCAACCGGGTAACGCTGTTCCATGAAGAGTCGGGCGATTACGGCCGCGTCTCGTTGGAGGACCTGGTCCGGGAAGAGCTGCATCTCGCGGCGGCTCAGGCCATCGCGGCCTCGGTCGACGAGCGCACCGAGCGAGATCAGCGGCACGCCGAATCGGTTGCGCGCCTGGCCTCGGTGATAGCCGCGGAGATGAAGATGGACGAAGACGAAGTGCATCGCATACGCGTGGCCGGCCTTCTGCATGACATCGGCCTGGTGACCGTCCCGGCGGAGATCATCAACAAGCGCGATCATCTGAACGCCGAGGAGTGGCAGCGCATCAAGGAACATCCCGAGGTCAGCGAGACCATCCTCAAGCATATCTCAAGCCTGCAGAGCTTCCTGCCGGTCGTGCGCCACCATCACGAACATTACGACGGCGCCGGCTATCCGGATGGCTTGATCAGGGATCAGATCCCTCTGGGAGCCCGCATTCTCGCGGTAGCCGACGCGTTTCAGGCAATGATAAGCGACCGGCCCTACCGGCGCGCGCTGACGACCGACGAGGCGTTGAACGAGTTACAGATGAGAGCCGGCACCCAGTTCGACCCGGCTGTTGTCGGCGCATTCATCTCGCTTTTCCAAGGCCGGCGGGAGCAGAAAGTATCCTGA
- a CDS encoding FtsW/RodA/SpoVE family cell cycle protein, with protein MQRNRELINFIPVVVLMVIGFASVYAARSSQIDASSLSYGLLFVGLFLIVHLFLRLAAPDADPFLLPLAALMSAIGIMMIYRIDPDLAAAQTTWLMAGLAVLILTVIFLRDYRKLDDYIYLCGILGVLLLIVAIVGGQEINGARLWLKIGPMSFQPSEASKVLITIFLAGYLNSKRELLSTTTWHAFGVPMPALKHLGPMITMWGMSFALLLLMNDLGTSLLFFGIFLAMTYVATGRLTYPVIGGVLFTGGAVLAYYVKGTVHNRFDIWINPWSDTADRGYQIVQSLFAIGDGGLFGTGLGKGYLLFKNGDTIIPALQTDFIFSAIAEELGLAGATALLVLFLIFCYRVFKIAVDSDDGFSKLLAAGIGAGFALQVFVIIGGVMKLIPLTGITLPFVSYGGSSIVANFGALALLLLISNRTNKARKS; from the coding sequence ATGCAGCGCAACCGTGAACTGATAAATTTCATCCCCGTCGTCGTGCTGATGGTCATCGGCTTTGCCAGCGTCTACGCCGCGCGCTCTTCGCAGATCGACGCCAGCTCCCTGAGCTACGGGCTGCTCTTTGTAGGCCTGTTCCTGATCGTGCATCTGTTCCTGCGGCTGGCGGCGCCTGACGCCGATCCGTTCCTGCTGCCGCTGGCGGCGCTGATGTCGGCCATCGGCATCATGATGATCTACCGTATCGATCCGGACCTGGCTGCGGCCCAGACCACCTGGCTCATGGCCGGCCTGGCGGTGCTGATACTGACCGTTATCTTTCTGCGCGACTACCGCAAGCTGGATGATTACATCTATCTTTGCGGAATCCTGGGAGTGCTGCTGCTGATCGTGGCGATCGTGGGCGGTCAGGAGATCAACGGCGCCCGGCTCTGGCTCAAGATCGGACCCATGTCGTTCCAGCCCAGCGAAGCTTCCAAGGTGCTGATCACGATCTTTCTGGCCGGCTACCTCAACAGCAAACGGGAGCTGCTTTCGACGACCACGTGGCACGCCTTCGGCGTCCCCATGCCGGCGCTCAAGCATCTGGGCCCCATGATCACCATGTGGGGAATGTCCTTTGCGCTGCTGTTGCTGATGAACGACCTGGGCACGTCACTGCTCTTCTTTGGAATCTTCCTGGCGATGACTTACGTGGCCACCGGCCGCTTGACCTATCCGGTGATAGGTGGTGTGCTCTTCACCGGCGGCGCCGTGCTGGCATATTACGTCAAGGGCACGGTGCACAACCGTTTTGACATCTGGATCAATCCCTGGTCGGACACAGCCGACCGCGGCTACCAGATAGTGCAGTCGCTGTTCGCCATCGGCGATGGAGGGCTGTTCGGCACCGGCCTTGGCAAGGGCTATCTGCTCTTCAAGAACGGCGACACGATCATCCCGGCGCTGCAGACCGACTTCATCTTTTCCGCTATCGCCGAGGAGCTGGGGCTGGCCGGAGCTACGGCGCTGCTGGTCCTCTTCCTGATCTTCTGTTACCGGGTCTTCAAGATCGCCGTCGATTCCGATGATGGCTTCTCCAAACTCCTGGCGGCGGGGATCGGCGCCGGTTTCGCCCTGCAGGTTTTTGTCATCATCGGCGGCGTCATGAAACTGATCCCGCTCACGGGCATCACGCTGCCGTTCGTCAGTTACGGCGGCAGCTCCATCGTTGCTAATTTCGGCGCCCTGGCGCTGCTACTGCTGATCAGCAACCGCACCAACAAGGCGAGGAAATCATGA
- a CDS encoding penicillin-binding protein 2: MNGSIRRLFLVAVILFASLFAMLAYRQVIQAQDLADNPQNTRKVFAQMRIDRGLVLANDKSVLAQNRKEEDLYYRTYPAGDLAPQLVGYSDPTYGQVGLEHSQNSYLTGTADEVELANLFDTLSGKQKSGADLRLTIDPKVQRTALDQLQKIGKRGAVVVLDAKTGAVVAMASNPTYDPNQLAANWSQLNSDPDSPLFNRATQGLYTPGSSFKIITASAALESGQFNPNSQFNDEKGTIDIGGFTIHNYRAAPFGQHSLAEAFSQSINTTFAQVGDKLGRDKLIEYMQKYGFYEKPPFDLPADEVMESGRYGNGELLSPGAPMDQAQVASMAFGQEQLQVTPLQMAMVAQSIANGGKMMRPYVVDSVVDKHGTVVKQASPDVWKTPIQPQTANDLKEMMVKVVNEGTGTKTKTSKVQVAAKTGTAEVTGRGPNAWFVGFAPADNPRYAIAVVVEDSDAGGGIAGPVMRETLLSALGL, from the coding sequence ATGAACGGCTCCATACGCAGACTCTTCCTGGTCGCAGTGATCCTTTTCGCCAGCCTGTTTGCCATGCTGGCCTACCGCCAGGTGATCCAGGCCCAGGACCTCGCGGATAATCCACAAAACACACGCAAGGTCTTCGCCCAGATGCGCATCGACCGCGGCCTGGTGCTGGCAAACGACAAATCGGTGCTGGCGCAGAACCGCAAGGAGGAAGACCTCTATTACCGCACTTATCCGGCCGGGGACCTGGCGCCGCAGCTTGTCGGCTACAGCGACCCGACATACGGCCAGGTCGGGCTTGAGCATTCGCAGAACAGCTATCTTACCGGCACCGCCGACGAGGTGGAGCTGGCGAACCTCTTCGATACGCTTTCGGGAAAACAGAAGAGCGGCGCCGACCTCAGGCTGACCATCGACCCCAAGGTACAGCGCACCGCGCTCGATCAGCTGCAAAAGATCGGCAAGCGGGGAGCCGTCGTCGTGCTGGACGCCAAAACCGGCGCAGTCGTGGCCATGGCTTCCAACCCGACCTACGACCCCAATCAGCTGGCGGCCAACTGGAGCCAGCTCAACAGCGATCCCGACTCGCCGCTGTTCAACCGCGCCACGCAAGGACTTTACACACCCGGATCATCCTTTAAGATCATCACTGCCTCGGCCGCGCTCGAAAGCGGGCAGTTTAACCCCAACAGCCAGTTCAACGACGAAAAGGGAACCATCGATATCGGCGGCTTCACCATCCACAACTACCGGGCCGCGCCGTTTGGGCAGCACTCCCTGGCCGAGGCTTTCTCGCAGTCGATCAATACGACCTTCGCTCAGGTTGGAGACAAGCTCGGGCGTGACAAGCTGATAGAATACATGCAGAAATACGGTTTCTACGAAAAGCCGCCTTTCGACCTGCCCGCTGACGAGGTCATGGAGAGCGGCCGTTACGGAAACGGAGAGCTGCTTTCCCCGGGGGCGCCCATGGACCAGGCGCAGGTGGCTTCGATGGCCTTCGGTCAGGAACAGCTGCAGGTGACGCCGCTGCAGATGGCCATGGTCGCCCAATCGATAGCCAATGGCGGCAAGATGATGCGGCCATACGTGGTCGACTCGGTTGTGGACAAGCACGGCACCGTGGTCAAGCAGGCCAGCCCGGATGTCTGGAAGACGCCGATCCAGCCGCAAACAGCCAACGACCTCAAGGAAATGATGGTCAAGGTGGTCAATGAAGGAACGGGCACCAAGACCAAGACCAGCAAGGTGCAGGTTGCCGCGAAAACGGGAACAGCAGAAGTGACCGGCCGCGGTCCTAACGCCTGGTTC
- a CDS encoding Stp1/IreP family PP2C-type Ser/Thr phosphatase — MPPTFATATHTGLVRRSNEDSLFARTPVFAVADGMGGAQAGEVASGMAAQAFEWFAPQDKSPEQELARLIAKVNAGIHELAVSDPALAGMGTTLTAAVIRGEDVALAHVGDSRAYLWRQGALTQLTEDHSLVGEMVRSGQLTSAEAEEHPQRSIITRALGVDPEVQVDTMSVPWSPGDIFLLCSDGLHSMIPDTAIAAVLARGEDLRAGARELIKAAIAAGGRDNISLVLFSPDGSVAGETGSEPGSQTGKLRLDGSGPETFEAAEAKAPPGTAVGRIRAWLTTIPGRIVTGMALAVILLAGGWLVSRQLYYVGVEGDNVVIYRGVPYNLGPWSLSGIYRKSPVKYSELQPFEQDRVDQAEIQTQGGAETMLDNYSAEARQKKQEADRKAAEAAQTSTTPQTPTIPAGGLP, encoded by the coding sequence ATGCCCCCCACATTCGCCACAGCAACCCATACCGGTCTGGTGCGCAGGTCCAACGAGGACTCGCTCTTCGCGCGCACCCCCGTCTTTGCAGTGGCTGACGGCATGGGAGGCGCCCAGGCGGGTGAGGTCGCCTCGGGCATGGCGGCCCAGGCTTTCGAATGGTTCGCCCCCCAGGACAAGTCTCCCGAGCAGGAGCTGGCGCGGCTGATTGCCAAGGTCAACGCCGGCATCCACGAGCTTGCGGTTTCCGATCCGGCGCTTGCCGGCATGGGAACGACCCTTACAGCGGCGGTTATCCGCGGGGAAGATGTCGCATTGGCCCACGTCGGGGACAGCCGCGCATATCTCTGGCGTCAGGGAGCGCTCACCCAGCTTACCGAAGACCACTCACTCGTAGGCGAGATGGTGCGCTCCGGCCAGCTGACCTCGGCGGAAGCCGAGGAGCATCCACAGCGGAGCATCATCACCCGGGCCCTGGGAGTCGATCCGGAGGTCCAGGTCGACACCATGAGCGTGCCCTGGAGCCCCGGAGATATCTTCCTGCTGTGCTCCGACGGCCTGCATTCGATGATCCCGGACACGGCTATCGCCGCGGTCCTGGCTCGGGGAGAAGATCTACGGGCCGGCGCCCGCGAGCTGATCAAGGCGGCGATCGCCGCCGGCGGGCGCGATAATATTTCCCTGGTGCTTTTTTCGCCGGATGGTTCCGTAGCAGGGGAGACCGGCTCCGAGCCAGGCTCGCAGACCGGCAAGCTCAGACTGGACGGGAGCGGGCCGGAAACCTTTGAAGCCGCAGAGGCCAAGGCGCCTCCGGGCACGGCCGTCGGCAGGATCCGCGCCTGGCTCACCACCATTCCCGGACGAATAGTCACAGGCATGGCCCTGGCGGTTATTCTCCTGGCTGGTGGCTGGCTCGTCAGCCGGCAGCTGTATTACGTAGGCGTCGAGGGGGACAATGTCGTCATCTATCGCGGCGTGCCTTACAATCTTGGTCCCTGGTCGCTCTCAGGCATCTACCGCAAAAGCCCTGTGAAGTACAGCGAACTGCAGCCTTTCGAGCAGGACCGGGTCGACCAGGCGGAGATACAGACCCAGGGCGGGGCCGAAACCATGCTCGACAATTACAGCGCCGAAGCCCGGCAGAAGAAACAGGAGGCCGACCGCAAGGCCGCCGAAGCGGCCCAGACATCGACCACGCCACAGACGCCTACTATCCCGGCAGGGGGGCTTCCCTAG
- a CDS encoding DUF3662 domain-containing protein, with amino-acid sequence MSVLKKLEEKIQGLFEGGFGRAFKSPVQPVELARKLVKEMVDNKVISVSRVYVPNEYTLFLAPEDFQQFEAYEEQLKADLADYLLEHARKEKYELLSRPIVIIKTDEDLVVGEFGIATCMVSAPGPARQEAPPVPAAALSPDVGQTVVYRPTQQPDGTMAVSASDALEMGLTRECITLTVGEQAFQVTKRVVLIGRSRQCDLVLTDPNVSRRHAELRQRGNDYMIVDLDSTNGIEIKGQKVKSRALENGDEMIMGTTRVRFERQLC; translated from the coding sequence GTGAGCGTATTAAAGAAACTCGAGGAAAAGATCCAGGGCCTTTTCGAGGGCGGTTTCGGCCGTGCCTTCAAGTCCCCGGTTCAGCCCGTGGAGCTGGCGCGCAAGCTGGTCAAGGAGATGGTGGACAACAAGGTCATCAGCGTCTCGCGGGTCTATGTGCCCAACGAATACACGCTTTTTTTGGCGCCCGAGGACTTTCAGCAATTCGAGGCCTATGAGGAACAGCTCAAGGCCGATCTGGCGGACTATCTTTTAGAGCACGCCCGCAAGGAAAAGTACGAGCTGCTGAGCCGGCCCATCGTCATCATCAAGACCGATGAGGATCTCGTGGTCGGCGAGTTCGGTATCGCTACCTGCATGGTCTCGGCGCCGGGCCCGGCACGGCAGGAAGCGCCGCCGGTGCCGGCAGCCGCACTGAGCCCGGACGTCGGCCAGACAGTAGTGTACCGGCCGACACAGCAGCCCGACGGCACCATGGCGGTCAGCGCCAGCGATGCCCTTGAGATGGGCCTTACGCGCGAGTGCATCACCCTGACCGTGGGCGAGCAGGCTTTCCAGGTCACCAAGAGGGTCGTGCTCATCGGCCGCAGCCGCCAGTGCGACCTGGTCCTGACCGACCCGAACGTCTCGCGGCGCCACGCCGAGCTGCGGCAGCGCGGCAACGATTACATGATCGTCGATCTCGACAGCACCAACGGCATCGAGATCAAAGGTCAGAAGGTGAAAAGCAGGGCGCTTGAGAATGGTGATGAAATGATAATGGGAACAACGAGAGTGAGGTTCGAGCGGCAACTATGTTAG
- a CDS encoding FHA domain-containing protein, with protein sequence MLEPVLFGSKILFLVLLYLFIFVIVRRLSRDLRRGEEPIGMPARSAQAASPVSAPPPAPSARPMPAPAPAAPAASASGPAVVPVARPPKRSRERAPEAAPKEPDTSTREFDYLVTQLKPRLVVQHSKVVEDGQVFEVKGGATIGRSPRSQIVLPDDFVSSTHARIFARKQFLFLEDLGSTNGTFIDGRRIEGELQIKPGQEIVIGDTIFRFEE encoded by the coding sequence ATGTTAGAACCGGTCCTTTTCGGCTCCAAGATTCTTTTCCTGGTTCTGCTATATCTGTTCATCTTCGTGATCGTGCGGCGGCTGTCGCGCGACCTCAGGCGGGGGGAAGAGCCCATCGGCATGCCTGCCCGGTCCGCTCAGGCGGCTTCACCAGTGTCCGCGCCTCCGCCCGCGCCGTCAGCCAGGCCCATGCCGGCGCCGGCGCCAGCCGCACCGGCCGCTTCTGCATCCGGACCGGCGGTGGTTCCTGTGGCCAGGCCGCCAAAGCGCAGCCGCGAGCGCGCCCCGGAGGCTGCCCCCAAAGAGCCGGATACCTCGACCCGTGAATTTGATTACCTGGTTACCCAGCTCAAACCCAGGCTGGTCGTGCAACACAGCAAGGTCGTCGAAGACGGCCAGGTCTTTGAGGTCAAGGGCGGCGCTACCATCGGGCGTTCGCCCCGCAGCCAGATCGTGCTGCCTGACGACTTTGTCTCTTCGACCCACGCCCGCATCTTCGCCCGCAAGCAGTTCCTCTTTCTCGAGGACCTGGGCAGCACAAACGGCACTTTCATCGACGGCCGCCGGATCGAGGGCGAGCTGCAGATCAAGCCCGGGCAGGAGATCGTCATCGGTGACACGATCTTCCGCTTCGAGGAATAA
- a CDS encoding DUF4446 family protein: MSTFIDNNLTLAVLAPLALAILALILAGYLFTVIRRLRRDQKVVMGAGGERDLVAHANAVQLNVEELSRDITHLTAELQRTGKRLDDCLTFRSVMRYDAYNDLSGMQSTSVALLDAQFSGIIISSIQSRDHARIYVKEVRHGESREQLSPEEIQVLKEAMGLKSHKLSRVAGGGDDD, translated from the coding sequence ATGAGTACTTTCATCGATAACAATCTCACTCTTGCCGTGCTGGCGCCTCTGGCGCTGGCAATCCTGGCGCTGATCCTGGCCGGTTACCTCTTCACGGTCATCAGGCGCCTTCGGCGTGACCAGAAAGTGGTCATGGGCGCCGGTGGCGAGCGCGACCTGGTGGCCCACGCCAATGCGGTGCAGCTGAACGTCGAGGAGCTGTCCCGCGATATCACCCATCTGACGGCGGAGCTGCAACGCACCGGAAAGCGCCTCGATGACTGCCTGACCTTCCGCAGCGTCATGCGTTACGACGCCTACAACGATTTAAGCGGGATGCAGAGCACCTCTGTAGCGCTGCTGGATGCACAGTTCTCGGGCATCATCATCAGTTCGATCCAGTCCCGCGACCACGCCCGCATCTATGTCAAAGAGGTTCGACACGGGGAAAGCCGCGAGCAACTTTCGCCGGAAGAGATCCAGGTTCTCAAGGAAGCCATGGGCCTGAAATCACACAAGCTCAGCCGCGTGGCTGGAGGCGGAGATGATGATTAA